From Shewanella acanthi:
CTACGCTCTATTTGCTTGGCTGTGTAGTCAAGCAACTCATTATAGGTCTTGGCAAGCGGCTGCACCTCAGGGGGGATGTTAACAAGTTCGAGGGAGTTAATTTCCCCTTCCTGTAGGCGAGATAGTGCATGCTGAATGTGTTTAACTGGCATAAAGGATTGGCGCAAAATCAGAAAAATCCCAGCAATCATAACGACCAACATTGCAAGGTTAATCCCAAGCTTAGTGCCGTAGACTTCGCTAAACACCCGTCTACCAATACTAAGATCCTGAGCAACCGTTAATGTGGCCGTGATCTTTGAAGAACTTGAGCTTAGCCCGAGGGAAAGCAATTGCATGTCATTATTTTTCGGTCCCTTTGCCTGCCAAACCCGCGTTTGTCCGGGGCTTAAGGGGGCGATGTCTAATTGCATGTCCCACAGGGAGCGTGAGCGGATCACTTCATCGGGGAGATTTAATTGAAAATAACGACCGGAATAGGCGGGTTTGTAGAAACTTGAAAGCTGGGTTTGATCGATATGGATCTCGCCATTATTGATATGGGTCGCTAGCTTGATGTGTTCGAGATCTTCTTCTAAGCGATTGATAATGGAGTCATGAAATGCCTGACGTAGCATAGACTCAAACACAATGATGCCCGCTACTGTGCCTAGCACTAACAAGCCCGTGAGCCACAGGCTGAGTTTAGTGCGAATGGATATCATGGTGTGACGCCGTGGAAGATATAACCTTGGCCGCGGCGGGTTTCGATAGCGGTTTTGCCGAGTTTCTTACGTAGGTGAGTCACATAGACTTCTACTACGTTACTCTCTTTCTCATCGTCAAATTGATAGAGCTTGTCGGTGAGCTGTGTCTTTGATAACAACTTCTTCGGCGACATCAGGAAGATTTTTAGTAAGCGGAATTCCATCGCCGTGAGTTCAAATAAATTCTCTCCCACCAGTACCGTTTGTTCGGCTTCATCGAGTGTCACACCCGCGTAACTGAGCTGTTTACTCGAGTTATTGACTCTGCCGTGGGCGCGGTGGATCAGTGCCTGAATGCGGGCGAGTAATTCCTGTGCGTGGAAGGGTTTACCCAAATAATCGTCGGCACCGGCATTAAAACCTTCCACTTTTTCGTGCCATTGGCTACGGGCGGTCAACATAATGACTGGTGTATTTATTTCTTGGCTACGCCAGCTTTGGAGAAGCTCGAGTCCATTGCCGTCGGGCAGCCCAATATCTAAGATCACGCAATCGTATTGGGTTTCTTTGATGAGATAGTCGGCTTCGAGCGCTTTATCTGTAATATCGGTAACGTAGCCAGCCTGTTTGAGTTGCTTCGCCAGTTCGGAAACCAGCATTGGATTATCTTCAACGAGTAGCAGTTTCATGTTTTCGACATTCGCTCGGTAGTGCTGTGGACTGTTCGAGTTGACCATTTGTGGCATCAATACTCAGATTCACTATTTGGCCGCGTTGAACTTTGATTTGTAAATCATAACGCCAATTCTCTTCATCTTGGTAGAGATGGGCATCAATGAGTTCACCTTCACAGTATTGATTAACGACAGACAGGGTGCCATTCAGTGACAGAATTTGTCCAGAACTCACCAGTGCTTTAGCTTGATAATGCTCTAATTCTATCGGTTCAGCATGCAGAAAAAATGGATGCATAAGAGAGATAAAAAGCAGCCGTTTCATTTATGCTCCCCAATAAAAAAATGGCCTAGATTAATGCTAGGCCACTTTAATGAAACAGGCTTAAATCAAGCTGAAGTCTCTCTTAACGGGTTCCGTAAACCACTATGGTTTTACCGTGAGCTTGAATAAGGTTTTGTTCTTCAAGCATTTTAAGGATGCGGCCTACGGTTTCGCGTGAACAACCCACGATTTGACCAATTTCTTGACGTGTGATCTTGATCTGCATGCCGTCAGGGTGAGTCATCGCATCGGGTTGCTTGGCTAAATGCAATAGGGTTTGTGCAATACGGCCAGCAACGTCTAGGAATGCTAAGTTACCCACTTTTTGGCTGGTACTTTGCAGGCGATAAGCCATTTGCGCAGACAGCTTCATCAAAATTTCTGGATTAACTTGGATCAGCTGTTTAAATTTTTTATAGGAAATTTCAGCAATTTCACATGCTTGTTTAGCACGAACCCAAGCGGTACGTTCGGCTTGTTCTTCAAACAATCCCAGCTCACCGATAAAATCGCCTTGATTGAGATAGGAAAGGATCATTTCCTTACCTTCTTCATCTTTAATCAATACCGCCACAGAACCTTTTACGATGTAATAAAGGGTATCTGAGTCTTCGCCAGCATGGATCAAAGTGCTTTTGGCAGGATACTTATGAATGTGACAGTGTGATAAAAACCATTCCAATGTTGGGTCCGGTTTTGGCTTACCAATCAGAGCCATGTGATGTTCCTCGATTGATTAAAACGAAAGTAAGAATATTCTAAATAAGCATTTTACGTCAATTAACCACATAAAAACTTGATGAAGCTCTTAGTTTAGAATAAGTGAATAAATGCAAATAACCATCTAAATTTTGAGCTTATTTTGCTGCTTTAGTGATATTAGTCAACTGAATCACTGTGAAACAACACCATATTCATCTAACTCTGTAGAGTGAATCACAACTTATCAAGCCTTTTTTGATTGTGAACCTGAAAATAAACAACAGACATGTTAGTTCTTCACCGCTTTTATCACTTAAATGCCCCATGACTTCAGTTTTATTTTGAATCGGTCGATAGGATAGGGACTCGACTTATCGATTGAATTCAGGCTAACTTGGAATCGCAACGCTTTTTTGAGAGGTTAACAAGTGAAATACAGACATTGGGTGCTAAGTGTAGGTTTAAGTTTCTCCCTCGGATTATCCTTGGGATTAAGTTCTGCGGCCCATGCTTTTTCAATTCCCCAACCGGCTAACGAAGTTGCGGCCAGCAAGTTCGCCGTTATCCAAGTTCAGGCCATGCAAGGGGAAGCTGAAGCGCAATTTCTACTTGGCCTTATGTATCTTACAGGCCGTTATGTTGCGCAGGAAGTGCCCACAGGCATCCATTGGATGACCTTAGCTGCTGAGCAGCAGCATGAAAAGGCGCAGCAAACCCTTGGTGATTTATCCTTTGAGGGGCAGTTGATTAAGCGTGACTTAGCTACTGCCGAACGCTGGTATAAAACGATGGCTGAAAATGGCAGCCATTGGGCACAGTTTAGATTAGGCTTTATTTATGCGTCGGGTGGCGATGGCGTGGTCCGCGATTGTGGTAAGGCAGTCGAGCAATTTATACAAGTTGGTGACGATGTTGCCCTTGGCAATGTGGCTTGGATTCTGGCGACCTGTCCAGAGGCTAAGTACCGCGACGGCAATCGCGCCCTTGAATTGTCACTCCAGTTACTTAAAGAAAATGAAAACGATCCGACCCATCTCGA
This genomic window contains:
- the crp gene encoding cAMP-activated global transcriptional regulator CRP; this encodes MALIGKPKPDPTLEWFLSHCHIHKYPAKSTLIHAGEDSDTLYYIVKGSVAVLIKDEEGKEMILSYLNQGDFIGELGLFEEQAERTAWVRAKQACEIAEISYKKFKQLIQVNPEILMKLSAQMAYRLQSTSQKVGNLAFLDVAGRIAQTLLHLAKQPDAMTHPDGMQIKITRQEIGQIVGCSRETVGRILKMLEEQNLIQAHGKTIVVYGTR
- a CDS encoding tetratricopeptide repeat protein, with the protein product MKYRHWVLSVGLSFSLGLSLGLSSAAHAFSIPQPANEVAASKFAVIQVQAMQGEAEAQFLLGLMYLTGRYVAQEVPTGIHWMTLAAEQQHEKAQQTLGDLSFEGQLIKRDLATAERWYKTMAENGSHWAQFRLGFIYASGGDGVVRDCGKAVEQFIQVGDDVALGNVAWILATCPEAKYRDGNRALELSLQLLKENENDPTHLDNLAAAYAEVGDFGSAVSTQQKAIAVLKSQQQDTKADEFILRLQSYEQKRAYRETVRLDD
- a CDS encoding PepSY domain-containing protein, encoding MKRLLFISLMHPFFLHAEPIELEHYQAKALVSSGQILSLNGTLSVVNQYCEGELIDAHLYQDEENWRYDLQIKVQRGQIVNLSIDATNGQLEQSTALPSECRKHETATR
- a CDS encoding response regulator transcription factor; its protein translation is MKLLLVEDNPMLVSELAKQLKQAGYVTDITDKALEADYLIKETQYDCVILDIGLPDGNGLELLQSWRSQEINTPVIMLTARSQWHEKVEGFNAGADDYLGKPFHAQELLARIQALIHRAHGRVNNSSKQLSYAGVTLDEAEQTVLVGENLFELTAMEFRLLKIFLMSPKKLLSKTQLTDKLYQFDDEKESNVVEVYVTHLRKKLGKTAIETRRGQGYIFHGVTP
- a CDS encoding ATP-binding protein, with product MISIRTKLSLWLTGLLVLGTVAGIIVFESMLRQAFHDSIINRLEEDLEHIKLATHINNGEIHIDQTQLSSFYKPAYSGRYFQLNLPDEVIRSRSLWDMQLDIAPLSPGQTRVWQAKGPKNNDMQLLSLGLSSSSSKITATLTVAQDLSIGRRVFSEVYGTKLGINLAMLVVMIAGIFLILRQSFMPVKHIQHALSRLQEGEINSLELVNIPPEVQPLAKTYNELLDYTAKQIERSRNNLGNLSHGLKTPLAIMQQQVEALGLKDPDTAIALQQQLDAIHKMVERKLAAARITGDMLPAAQLVVPRDLHSLANTLNKVHRHKAIECEFALDPSIVRLPIHREDGMELLGNLLDNAFKWANQRVKVQLTRTSVGLRLSIDDDGPGVADDELDKLTERGTRLDESVMGHGLGLSIVKEIAEQYGIELRFTHSDQLSGLKVSLIFN